From the genome of Mastomys coucha isolate ucsf_1 unplaced genomic scaffold, UCSF_Mcou_1 pScaffold6, whole genome shotgun sequence, one region includes:
- the Wdr89 gene encoding WD repeat-containing protein 89 isoform X2 gives MSFISLDVSTDMEKIEDQFANLHIARRSSELKEPTYLLGIDTSKTVQAEKGGLVAVLGSNGSIRIYDKETLNLLREFSGSPGLLNGVRFANSCDNVYSASTDGTVKCWDARLASEKPAQLFKGYPSNIFISFDVNCKDHIICAGAEKVDDDALLVFWDARFTSLDVSTRDPLGAYSETHSDDITQVRFHPSNPNMVVSGSTDGLVNVFDLSADNEDDALVATCNSVSSVSCIGWCGRDYKQIYCMTHDEGFCWWDLNHLDTDEPITCLNIQDVREMTDVKGHVDYLIGGLYHEKMDRLFVIGGTNTGKIHLLSCTAAGLTHVTSLHGGHAATVRSFCWNASEDSLLTGGEDAQLLLWKPGAMEKTFTKKDSLKIASSVQQRVRVHSSDSYKKRKQQ, from the exons ATG AGTTTTATATCCTTGGATGTTTCTACTGACATGGAGAAGATTGAGGACCAGTTTGCTAACCTGCATATCGCTAGACGGTCCTCGGAGCTGAAAGAGCCCACTTACCTTCTTGGCATAGACACATCAAAGACTGTACAAGCAGAGAAAGGAGGCTTGGTTGCTGTCTTGGGTTCAAACGGGTCGATAAGAATATATGATAAAGAGACACTAAATCTGCTACGAGAATTCAGTGGCTCTCCTGGGCTCCTTAATGGAGTCAGATTTGCGAATTCCTGTGACAATGTCTATTCTGCAAGCACAGATGGCACTGTAAAATGTTGGGATGCTCGGTTAGCTAGTGAAAAGCCCGCACAGTTGTTCAAGGGTTACCCTTCCAATATTTTTATCAGTTTTGATGTCAACTGCAAAGATCATATCATTTGTGCTGGTGCAGAAAAAGTTGATGATGATGCCTTGTTGGTATTTTGGGATGCAAGGTTCACCTCTCTGGATGTGTCTACTAGAGACCCACTTGGTGCCTATTCAGAGACACACAGTGATGATATCACTCAAGTACGTTTCCATCCCAGCAATCCCAACATGGTTGTCTCAGGGTCAACTGATGGTCTGGTAAATGTGTTTGATCTCAGTGCTGATAATGAAGATGATGCATTGGTTGCCACCTGTAACTCCGTTTCATCAGTGAGCTGTATCGGTTGGTGTGGAAGAGATTATAAGCAAATTTACTGCATGACACACGATGAAGGGTTTTGTTGGTGGGATCTTAATCATCTGGATACAGATGAACCAATTACATGTTTGAACATCCAGGATGTGAGAGAAATGACTGATGTGAAAGGTCATGTGGACTATCTGATTGGTGGCCTATATCATGAGAAGATGGACAGATTGTTTGTCATTGGAGGAACCAACACCGGAAAGATTCACTTACTGAGCTGCACCGCGGCAGGACTGACCCACGTGACCAGCCTTCATGGGGGCCATGCAGCCACCGTCCGATCTTTCTGTTGGAACGCATCTGAGGATTCTTTACTGACTGGAGGGGAAGATGCACAGCTCTTGCTTTGGAAACCTGGAGCTATGGAGAAGACCTTCACCAAGAAAGACAGCTTGAAAATTGCATCCTCTGTGCAGCAGCGAGTTCGAGTCCACAGCAGCGATTCttacaagaaaaggaaacagCAGTGA